A genomic segment from Bacteroidota bacterium encodes:
- a CDS encoding ABC transporter permease subunit yields the protein MTTTFKLTLFLLWDLLKNRMVAGYAVLLFLLSYSLFSLSADTAKSVISLLNVILIFVPLVALMFSTIHFFNSVEFIELLLSQPLGRGKVLMAFYLAIALSLVLAFSLGVGVPLLLYGPGSNALLLWFFGLLLNLVFSALGLWAFVVAKDKAKGIGIAILLWIYFSLLYDGLVLLGLYTFADYPVENYVTLVVLLNPVDLARIGFLIQLDVAALMGYTGAVFKNFFQGTTGIALSALSLLLWVVVPLALSTVIFKRKDL from the coding sequence ATGACAACAACCTTTAAACTTACCCTGTTTTTACTTTGGGATTTGCTTAAAAACCGGATGGTGGCAGGCTATGCGGTGCTACTGTTTTTATTATCGTACAGTCTGTTTTCATTAAGCGCCGATACTGCAAAATCAGTAATAAGCCTGCTAAACGTGATACTTATTTTTGTACCACTTGTGGCGCTTATGTTTAGCACCATACATTTTTTTAACTCGGTTGAATTTATTGAGCTGCTATTATCGCAGCCGCTGGGCCGTGGCAAAGTGCTAATGGCCTTTTATCTTGCCATAGCACTAAGCTTGGTGCTTGCATTTTCTTTGGGTGTGGGAGTACCTTTGCTGCTATACGGCCCCGGTAGCAATGCTTTACTTCTGTGGTTTTTTGGGTTACTGCTCAATCTTGTGTTTTCAGCATTGGGGTTGTGGGCATTTGTGGTGGCAAAAGATAAAGCCAAAGGTATAGGTATAGCGATATTATTATGGATATACTTTTCACTGTTATATGATGGATTGGTGCTTTTAGGGCTTTATACCTTTGCCGATTATCCTGTTGAAAATTATGTAACTCTTGTAGTATTGCTAAACCCAGTCGATTTGGCTCGCATAGGGTTTCTTATCCAGCTTGATGTGGCAGCTTTAATGGGCTACACAGGGGCAGTGTTCAAAAACTTTTTTCAGGGCACTACAGGTATAGCACTTTCAGCCCTTTCACTACTGCTTTGGGTGGTCGTACCGTTGGCTCTGTCTACAGTTATTTTTAAGCGTAAAGATTTATAA